GTGTTTGGAGACTTCCAGATGAAGCCGATCTAAGCTGTAATCACTATCTGGAATCAGCACCTCCTCCATTATAGAGAGCTGAGTAAGCCTGCCCCCACACATCTTTACAAATTCAATGAAACCTCTGCAGGTGACTTCACactcccccagccccatggcCGTTAGGTTCTTACAGCGCTCAGCAATCTGGATGAGTTCATCATCCAAAGGCTGGAGTCCATTGGCACACACCACCAGCTCGATCAGCCTGGGGCAGTTCATGCCAATGCGACCCAGCATTGCCTTGCTCACTGCCCGACCGAAGTACAGGTGTGTAACGGGTGTTTCCTCTCTGAAGAAAGCGTCAAATTCATCTTCATACAAGAAGAAATACATCACGATGTTGACTTTGGGGGAGTGTTTAACAAGAGCATcccagctttgctttttaatggTGTGAAATTGAACTTGTCCAGGATTTTCACTCACAACATCGATGCGAAGGTGTTCGAGATCAACGTGTTTTTCACTTGAAAGAGCCAGCAGCAGTTCATCACTTAATATGTAGTAGTTCAAAGCCAGCTCTTTAAGTCCATGGCACTGATCAGCCACACAAAGGATGCCTgaggaacaaaaaaatttactctaaaatgaaaagtgaatATAAGCACAGTTGTTCTCTGTAAAGTTGGCTTGAGTTTTCTTGCTTATATCCAACCCCATGAAATATCCAAGTTCTAGGTATCCACAACTTTTTACAGGGTTTTGGCCATTAACACTTCACAGTAAAAGACACAAGTCACACTCATCTTGGATCTGCATacccttctcttttcccctccctatGCAGAATTTCCTCAACTTTGAAGAAGCAACTGAAATCAGGTCACACTCAGCTCAACTTGCCTCCATTCCCTTCCCTAATACTCCTCCAACTTTCAACTAAACTATTTAAATCACCACCACCCAGTTTAACAGCTACAACCTTCTGTGAATTCAGACCTAAATAACAGTAACTCCTCCTAATCTGCTGGAATATGAAGTACATGGATTAAGTCACTTTTTGTGGACTCCAGAAAAGAATACAGGAACAGATCAGACCCAGActccctttccccagcactAAGGTTTCAGGAGAAAGGCAAGTAAGAAGGGACCCTGAAGCCCTCTGAACTTTCAGCAAGGCTGTACTTTGAAGGGAGTGAGTCCTTCACCAACCAATGAGGAAGTTACCAGTCCCAGATCTGAACACAAGGACACTCTGGAAACTGGAAACACTCAGTCTTACACCATAGGTTTCTGAAATTTGTACACACTTACAGCACCTTGCAAAACAATTACTGACAACTGTTATAATCTCCTTTATCCCACCAAGTAGTGTCTGATTCATGGATCAGGGATTCTGTGGTGTTCACACAAAACACCAGTTATTTAAGTTTACAAGTCTGCATACATTAAGGAGCACCCACTGGGTTACCATCACATACTAAAGCAATGAACATCATGTCCTTTGAGCATTTGTGAAAGGCTTGCACTAATTTTGGAGGCTTTTCCTCCTCAAGGCCTATCATCAGAGGTAGCAAAGCAGCTGGATGAAAAAAGAATCTCCAGGAATCCAGAAGATGCAGTCAAGCGAGTGGCACCTCCACCTTCACAAACCCAACTCATTTACTAACAACCACTTTCTTCTCCACCTTCCAACTGTCCAACTCAAGACTAAGTCAATTATGATGCTTTACAACTCCATTTTTCACATACATTCAGTACTCACCAGCAGGTGAAACATGAGGACAGCTGCTCATTTTTAGCAGTTTTAGAGTATCGCTGTTGTTAGCAACAAGAACCTTCAAGGAAGGATCATCAAGGGGTGTATCATCTATTTTGATTGATGACAATGACTTAGAGTTTACAAAAACTACAGTCAGTGCTGATGCAAAATGAGCCtatttggagaaaaacaagggaaaaaaaatcatatgaaaAGATGGGCAAAACTCCAGTGCTTTAACCTCACGttttacacacacagaaagtacaaaaataaacacttccCATGGATCCCCTTTTTTGTAAGGATTATTTCAATGTGAACAGAGGGGatctttgtttaaaaacaagctACTGCATGTGATGAAATTAATCTTACACTCATTATTTATCTACTCTGATTTATCAATTCACTGTAATACATTGACAACCATAGGGATAACTGGACACAGTGATGAGCCTGAAATATCTGGAGtttttgtgcagaaaaaaaaaatggcctttattttccagaaagtaACTCTTCTGTTACTTGAAAGTAACTATAAACTGTTTCATAAAAATTACCATCAACTGAAGAACAGAAcattaagaaaggaaaagtggtTTAAGAGTGAGTTAAAGTATGTTAGTTACTGTTTGTAGAACCTTACCTTAGAGACATTCATGAAGCTTGGTTTTGCTGTAGAGATCAAACCCAGTGTCTTGATAGAACAGTTCACCAACTGAGAAAGGATGTCACAGGCTGCTTCTGCTGACTCAGTACTACTATCAACCtataaaagcaatttataaaGAGTGAAGTCATTCTGCAGTATTATTTAGGAAACAGCACCATGGATACCCAAGACTGCAGGTTCCACATCTACTCAGCTGTACTGCTCCAGACTGCAATCATCACAGGCACAGAGTGCACTGACTGGAAATTTCAAGACCAGAAAGAGCTCAGGGAAGTTACTATTAGAAAATTTTCCTGAGTGTGACTGCTGGGCAATTCTAGTATGAACACACACCTTGAATCTAAGTCTTGTCTTCAAATAACCTCATATTACATCAATACTGTAACAGTACTTGTGGTATGATATACACTGATATACTGATACgtatgcatttttttaaaatgccagtaTTTAGAGCCCAAAAAAGATTTGACAAAGTCTTTGCTCCAGCAAACTAATCCATTTTATCTACATGGACAACACCTTTGCATCTTAAATAATGAACTGATTCAAAATTCGTATGTCTGAAGAATAACTCTGAACAAATCCCTTATTCCGCCTCACCTTCCACCTCTGTTTTGCAAGACATTTGCTATTTCTTTACACTCAGAGGTTAGAGTGTAGAAAATCAGATGAAACTGTCTGGACGTGGAAATATAATGTTGCAGCTGCATTTTGAAACATTAGACCTGGCAGGTACAAGCCTTAAGGCAGcccacacagagcagctgcatcCCTCGTGCTCAGTGACGTGACACTGACCCAGCGCTCATCCACAGCTTACCTTGAAGCTGACGTACTGCAGATGGTCAGCGTGCCTCTTGATAATCTGCTGAATGAGATCCGGATGTGTAGACTTTAAGTAAGAAGTGGCTGGCTGGCTGAGTTCAAATTCAAATCTCCTCCAGAGATCTGGGATGTGAAAAACTTCATTCCACCTTCGACAAACAGAAGATGCCCTGGCTCGATCCACTAAAGTCAGGAACTGAAAAACTCGCAGAATCACGTGGTGTGGAAGGCTGCCCCAGTCCATCGAGGTGCACGGGTCAGATTCCCCAAACCCTGAGCCACATATActagttttctgttttttgctTGTCTGTGATGTTCCAGGAGCTTCAGTTCCAGCCACCACCTTCTGCCCGGTTCTCTTCATCGTGGAAATTTCAGAATGCAATGATCCGACGTGTTCAAACCGCACAGGTTCCTGAAACGTCTCACGTACAATAGGTCTCTAGAAAAACACAGATTAGGAGAGCAAGGGAGAAAGGGCAGTGGAAACACAGAAAGATATAACAagttaataaaatttaaatatagcatattattttgaaaataattagaTATGGACATATCCGTATGTCAATATCCAGTGCACAGATGTTGGCAAGGACCTTCTCTCTCAGTACCTTCTATTTTGTACAACTTGGATTGAATATGGAGAACTCTGACTTGTTAATTTACCAAGTGTACTTTCATGTAGTAGTATTTCATAGTACATAAAGCATTTTGTAGGGAACAAAAAGTTCCCTACAAATTTAACAGCAATTTAATTCAGAAGTAGAAAATTGattgtttaaatttaaactcAGTTGGCAAACTATGGAATCTCCTCATGATTTCTAGAAAAAGGTTTATCAACTAAAAATCTTAATTCATAAActccttttttaaacacagataaACCTAGAACAGTTATGTTCAGATTGAAAGTTGAAAAGTTATTCCTATATTCcccagattttcctttcccacataatgcaaagcagaggaaagtGTTGGTACAActaacaataaaaaatttcagagGTCACTTATCAAAGCAGGGCAAAGTTAAGTGAGGTTCACATGATGAACATtgctttcagcaggaaaaggacaGTGACCTTGGAAATGAGCAAACTGCACAGATTTACTTCAGCAAGGGACGATGCCTCACAAGGCAGAGTTCAGAAGAGCAGTGTAAGAAAAAAGCTCTGCTTTCACAGGCTGAAGCAGTGCAATCTAACCAAGTCCATTCTAGACTGAATTCTGTTGTTCAGTCAATtttcagcagctgcctttgTCACTTCATTTTAGTACAGTTTAAGGGCCCTTCTCAAATGTCCCACCACCCACATGTGCATCCAGACCTTCTCTCTTCCCAACCCGTGTGAACGAGTATTTTCAAAGCAACCGTGCATTTTTCAAGAAAGAACAGAGCAAATTGTCTATTTTTACTGAACAAACTTCCATGGCAACCCCCACAGCTTGCTTTTTCTGGACTGAAAATTTTCCATAGTATCTTCATTatgggggagagggggaaagga
The Parus major isolate Abel chromosome 13, Parus_major1.1, whole genome shotgun sequence DNA segment above includes these coding regions:
- the FBXL21P gene encoding F-box/LRR-repeat protein 21: MKRTGQKVVAGTEAPGTSQTSKKQKTSICGSGFGESDPCTSMDWGSLPHHVILRVFQFLTLVDRARASSVCRRWNEVFHIPDLWRRFEFELSQPATSYLKSTHPDLIQQIIKRHADHLQYVSFKVDSSTESAEAACDILSQLVNCSIKTLGLISTAKPSFMNVSKAHFASALTVVFVNSKSLSSIKIDDTPLDDPSLKVLVANNSDTLKLLKMSSCPHVSPAGILCVADQCHGLKELALNYYILSDELLLALSSEKHVDLEHLRIDVVSENPGQVQFHTIKKQSWDALVKHSPKVNIVMYFFLYEDEFDAFFREETPVTHLYFGRAVSKAMLGRIGMNCPRLIELVVCANGLQPLDDELIQIAERCKNLTAMGLGECEVTCRGFIEFVKMCGGRLTQLSIMEEVLIPDSDYSLDRLHLEVSKHLGRMWFPDMMPTW